In a single window of the Anomalospiza imberbis isolate Cuckoo-Finch-1a 21T00152 unplaced genomic scaffold, ASM3175350v1 scaffold_113, whole genome shotgun sequence genome:
- the LOC137465826 gene encoding serine/threonine-protein kinase pim-1-like — translation QEEALQERYRLGSLLGSGGFGSVFAATRLSDGAPVAIKRVPRNRVRHWGELPDGTSAPLEVVLLDKVSSGCTGVIQLLEWLELPDSVVLVLERPERCQELSGFLAERRFLPEEEARGLFRQVLEAVRHCTSCGVLHRDIKPENILLDLATGQLKLIDFGCGAFLQDTAYTQFAGTLSYSPPEWIHHQCYHGEAATIWSLGLLLYHLVMGKHPFRRGQEIIWGRILFPRRLSQECQDLIKRCLSMQPSDRPSLEELFRDPWVQGGLLP, via the exons caggaggaggccctgcaggagcggtaccggctgggttcgctgctgggcagcggcggcttcggcagcgtcttcgcggccacgcggctctcggacggcgccccg gtggccatcaaaagggtgccacggaaccgcgtccggcactggggcgagctg cccgacggcaccagcgcacccctggaggtcgtgctgctggacaaggtgtcctctggctgcactggtgtcattcagctcctggagtggcttgagctccctgacagcgtcgtgctggtgctggagcgtccggagcggtgccaggagctgtcgggtttcctggcggagcggaggttcctgccggaggaggaggcgcgggggctgttccgccaggtgctggaggccgtgcggcactgcaccagctgcggggtcctgcacagggacatcaagcctgagaacatcctgctcgacctggccaccgggcagctgaaactgattgactttggctgtggcgccttcctccaagacacagcctacacccagtttgcag gaaccctgtcctacagcccaccagagtggatccaccaccaatgctaccacggcgaggcagcgacgatctggtccctgggcctcctgctgtaccacctggtcatggggaagcacccgttcaggaggggccaggagatcatctgggggcggatcttgttcccacgacggctctctcaag agtgccaggatctcattaagaggtgtttgtccatgcagccctcggacaggccatccttagaagagcttttccgtgatccatgggtgcagggtggtcttctgccctag